One part of the Xylanimonas allomyrinae genome encodes these proteins:
- a CDS encoding NAD-dependent succinate-semialdehyde dehydrogenase: MTDTDITTLLDDPTLLRRAAYVGGAWVADGASGAFAITNPATGATIAHVPRLDREQVAGAIAAADQALPGWRALSGKQRAVILRRWFDLVTEHTEDLARLVTLEEGKPLAEARGEITYAASFIEWFAEEAKRVRGDVFGAPQPSARVIVLKEPVGVCVAITPWNFPAAMITRKAAPALAAGCTMVVKPAEQTPLTALALAELAARAGVPAGVLNVVVGQAREIGPELTGNPAVRKLSFTGSTEVGRVLLEQAAATVKKVSMELGGNAPVLVFDDADLDAAVDGVIAAKYRNTGQACVSANRVYVQSGIYERFAAELARRVGQMPVGDGFAPGVMQGPLIDTNAVAKVEEHVRDATGHGARVVAGGGRHELGGLFFQPTVLADVTSDMLVTREETFGPITPLIRFDDEAEAVRLANATEFGLAAYLWSRDAARVWRVAAALETGMLGINTGAISHEIAPFGGVKQSGIGREGSVYGIDEYLELKYLAWEGAGV, encoded by the coding sequence ATGACTGACACCGACATCACCACCCTCCTCGACGACCCCACCCTGCTGCGGCGTGCCGCGTACGTCGGCGGCGCCTGGGTCGCCGACGGCGCCTCGGGCGCGTTCGCGATCACCAACCCGGCCACGGGCGCGACCATCGCGCACGTGCCCCGGCTCGACCGGGAGCAGGTCGCGGGCGCGATCGCGGCGGCCGACCAGGCCTTGCCCGGCTGGCGCGCACTGTCGGGCAAGCAGCGTGCGGTGATCCTGCGTCGCTGGTTCGACCTGGTCACCGAGCACACCGAGGACCTCGCCCGGCTCGTCACGCTCGAGGAAGGCAAGCCGCTCGCGGAGGCGCGCGGCGAGATCACCTACGCGGCGTCGTTCATCGAGTGGTTCGCCGAGGAGGCCAAGCGCGTGCGCGGCGACGTCTTCGGTGCGCCTCAGCCGAGCGCCCGGGTGATCGTCCTCAAGGAGCCCGTGGGCGTGTGCGTGGCCATCACGCCGTGGAACTTCCCCGCGGCGATGATCACCCGCAAGGCAGCCCCGGCCCTGGCCGCCGGGTGCACCATGGTGGTCAAGCCCGCCGAGCAGACGCCGCTGACGGCGCTCGCGCTCGCCGAGCTGGCCGCGCGAGCGGGCGTCCCGGCGGGCGTGCTCAACGTCGTCGTCGGGCAGGCACGCGAGATCGGGCCCGAGCTGACCGGCAACCCGGCGGTGCGCAAGCTGAGCTTCACCGGGTCGACCGAGGTGGGCCGCGTGCTGCTCGAGCAGGCCGCCGCCACGGTCAAGAAGGTCTCCATGGAGCTCGGCGGCAACGCGCCGGTCCTCGTGTTCGACGACGCCGACCTCGACGCCGCCGTCGACGGGGTCATCGCCGCCAAGTACCGCAACACGGGGCAGGCGTGCGTCAGCGCGAACCGGGTGTACGTCCAGTCGGGCATCTACGAGCGGTTCGCCGCCGAGCTCGCCCGGCGGGTCGGGCAGATGCCCGTGGGCGACGGGTTCGCGCCCGGCGTCATGCAGGGCCCGCTCATCGACACCAACGCCGTCGCGAAGGTCGAGGAGCACGTGCGGGACGCCACGGGCCACGGCGCGCGCGTCGTCGCCGGGGGCGGGCGACACGAGCTGGGCGGGCTGTTCTTCCAGCCGACGGTGCTGGCCGACGTCACCTCCGACATGCTCGTCACGCGCGAGGAGACCTTCGGTCCGATCACCCCGCTCATCCGGTTCGACGACGAGGCCGAGGCGGTGCGTCTGGCCAACGCGACAGAGTTCGGGCTCGCCGCCTACCTGTGGTCGCGCGACGCGGCGCGGGTGTGGCGCGTGGCCGCGGCGCTCGAGACGGGCATGCTCGGCATCAACACCGGTGCGATCTCCCACGAGATCGCACCGTTCGGGGGCGTCAAGCAGTCCGGCATCGGGCGGGAGGGGTCCGTCTACGGGATCGACGAGTACCTGGAGCTGAAGTACCTCGCCTGGGAGGGCGCCGGCGTCTGA
- a CDS encoding ABC transporter ATP-binding protein: MEPAIVTHGVTKSFGRVTALSDLSVELPPGVVGLVGANGAGKSTLLKILLGLLPPTSGTATVLGHDTLTEGLEIRRIVGYMPESDCLPADVSASELIVHLARMSGLPAAAARERAADTLRHVGLDEERYRPVGGYSTGMKQRVKLAQALVHDPRLVFLDEPTNGLDPTGRDEMLALIRRIGTEFGISVVVTSHLLGELERIADHVVVIEGGTLQRSTSTAEATAASGVVLVEVTTRRDAVVETLRAAGIAVEAPDGADIFTVTVDDATVLDAVTAAVATTGVGLVRLQPRRHHLTEMFTGANR; encoded by the coding sequence ATGGAACCGGCAATCGTGACGCACGGCGTCACCAAGTCGTTCGGCCGCGTGACCGCGCTGTCGGACCTGTCGGTCGAGCTTCCCCCGGGGGTGGTCGGGCTCGTCGGCGCCAACGGCGCAGGCAAGTCGACCCTCTTGAAGATCCTGCTCGGCCTGCTGCCCCCGACCTCCGGCACCGCGACGGTGCTCGGCCACGACACGCTCACCGAGGGTCTCGAGATCCGCCGCATCGTCGGCTACATGCCCGAGTCCGACTGCCTGCCCGCCGACGTCTCGGCCTCCGAGCTCATCGTCCACCTGGCCCGCATGTCAGGTCTGCCCGCGGCCGCGGCCCGCGAGCGCGCCGCCGACACCCTGCGCCACGTCGGGCTCGACGAGGAGCGGTACCGGCCCGTCGGCGGGTACTCGACGGGCATGAAGCAGCGGGTCAAGCTCGCGCAGGCCCTCGTGCACGACCCGCGGCTCGTGTTCCTCGACGAACCGACCAACGGCCTCGACCCCACGGGCCGCGACGAGATGCTCGCGCTCATCCGGCGCATCGGCACCGAGTTCGGCATCTCGGTCGTCGTCACCTCCCACCTGCTGGGCGAGCTCGAACGCATCGCCGACCACGTCGTCGTCATCGAGGGCGGCACGTTGCAGCGCTCGACCTCGACCGCCGAGGCCACCGCCGCCTCAGGCGTCGTCCTCGTCGAGGTCACCACCCGGCGCGACGCCGTCGTCGAGACCCTGCGCGCCGCCGGCATCGCCGTCGAGGCCCCCGACGGCGCCGACATCTTCACCGTCACGGTCGACGACGCGACCGTCCTCGACGCCGTGACCGCGGCCGTCGCCACGACCGGCGTCGGGCTCGTGCGCCTGCAACCGCGGCGCCACCACCTCACCGAGATGTTCACGGGGGCGAACCGATGA
- a CDS encoding ABC transporter permease subunit gives MTDVIHDIGFRHYDGPRLGRGWITRSLLVDTVRGVFGLGRPARAKVMPWVLIVVTALPALVVTLVVIIAGADELPVSPTAYLVQVQVPIALFAALAAPYAVSRDQRFGVMSLYLSRPMLRSDYVGARYLGLAAALWAVMALPQTLLLAGALLGKLPVGHNLVQWAGGLLASLLLAAVLAALALTVAAFTPRRGIGVASIIAILLVASGVSLTLTALAAGQGRDDLAALAGVLDPFRLVDTIASWVLGVDPALAEAAPTGGGQVALFALVYALVLGACALLLRLRYRKAGGAL, from the coding sequence ATGACCGACGTCATCCACGACATCGGGTTCCGGCACTACGACGGGCCGCGGCTCGGCCGCGGCTGGATCACCCGGTCCCTGCTCGTCGACACCGTGCGCGGCGTGTTCGGGCTGGGGCGCCCCGCACGCGCCAAGGTCATGCCCTGGGTGCTGATCGTCGTCACGGCGCTGCCCGCCCTGGTCGTCACGCTCGTCGTGATCATCGCCGGCGCCGACGAGCTGCCCGTCTCCCCGACGGCCTACCTCGTGCAGGTCCAGGTGCCGATCGCGCTCTTCGCCGCGCTCGCCGCGCCCTACGCCGTCTCCCGGGACCAACGGTTCGGGGTCATGTCGCTGTACCTGTCGCGGCCCATGCTGCGATCCGACTACGTCGGCGCACGCTACCTCGGGCTCGCGGCGGCCCTGTGGGCCGTGATGGCGCTGCCCCAGACCCTCCTGCTGGCCGGCGCCCTGCTGGGCAAGCTTCCCGTGGGGCACAACCTCGTCCAGTGGGCCGGCGGCCTGCTCGCCTCGCTGCTGCTGGCGGCGGTGCTCGCTGCCCTCGCCCTGACCGTCGCCGCCTTCACCCCGCGCCGCGGGATCGGCGTCGCCTCGATCATCGCGATCCTGCTCGTCGCCAGCGGCGTCTCGCTCACGCTCACGGCCCTCGCCGCCGGCCAGGGACGCGACGACCTCGCGGCGCTGGCCGGGGTGCTCGACCCGTTCCGGCTGGTCGACACGATCGCCTCCTGGGTGCTGGGGGTCGACCCCGCGCTCGCCGAGGCGGCGCCGACCGGCGGCGGGCAGGTCGCCCTGTTCGCGCTCGTCTACGCCCTCGTCCTCGGCGCGTGCGCCCTGCTGCTGCGCCTGCGCTACCGGAAGGCGGGTGGTGCGCTGTGA
- a CDS encoding ABC transporter ATP-binding protein, translated as MSAIVLDKVSRWYGNVVAVNDVSMTIGPGITGLLGPNGAGKSTLIAMMGGFLAPSAGSVTLDGTGVWKSPAIYQRIGIVPEAEAMYDMVTGAQFLLANARLHGLPDAGAAARRALELVDMVEPSTRPIATYSKGMKQRIKMATALVHDPEVLLLDEPFNGMDPRQRLHLMDLLRGLAAEGRTVLFSSHILEEVEQLASTIEVLVSGRHAASGDFRRIRRLMTQRPLQYTVSSSDDRRLAAALVADGSVDGVTLADGALAVQTSQDGRFVLALPRLARDAGIRLLEVSPTDESLESVFSYLVAR; from the coding sequence GTGAGCGCGATCGTCCTCGACAAGGTCTCCCGCTGGTACGGCAACGTCGTCGCCGTCAACGACGTCAGCATGACCATCGGGCCCGGCATCACGGGCCTGCTCGGCCCCAACGGGGCCGGCAAGTCCACCCTCATCGCCATGATGGGCGGCTTCCTCGCCCCGTCCGCGGGCAGCGTCACGCTCGACGGCACCGGAGTGTGGAAGTCCCCCGCGATCTACCAGCGCATCGGCATCGTGCCCGAGGCCGAGGCCATGTACGACATGGTCACCGGCGCCCAGTTCCTGCTCGCCAACGCCCGGCTCCACGGCCTTCCCGACGCCGGCGCGGCAGCCCGCCGCGCCCTGGAGCTCGTCGACATGGTCGAGCCGAGCACCCGACCGATCGCCACCTACTCCAAGGGCATGAAGCAGCGCATCAAGATGGCGACGGCGCTGGTGCACGACCCCGAGGTGCTGCTGCTCGACGAGCCGTTCAACGGCATGGACCCCCGCCAGCGCCTCCACCTGATGGACCTGCTGCGCGGCCTCGCGGCCGAGGGCCGCACCGTGCTGTTCAGCAGCCACATCCTCGAAGAGGTCGAGCAGCTCGCCTCCACCATCGAGGTGCTCGTCTCCGGGCGGCACGCCGCCTCCGGCGACTTCCGGCGCATCCGCCGCCTCATGACGCAACGCCCGCTGCAGTACACCGTCTCCTCCAGCGACGACCGCCGCCTCGCCGCGGCCCTCGTCGCCGACGGCTCGGTCGACGGCGTCACGCTCGCCGACGGCGCGCTGGCCGTCCAGACGTCGCAGGACGGCCGGTTCGTGCTCGCCCTTCCACGCCTCGCCCGCGACGCGGGCATCCGGCTGCTCGAGGTGTCCCCCACGGACGAGTCGCTCGAGTCCGTCTTCTCCTACCTGGTGGCCCGATGA
- a CDS encoding ABC transporter permease codes for MNLVVMQLTSRALLGRRRSLLLLILPLVLLALAALVRWTADGAPEVSASVTSDFAIGTALPLLCLLIGTGVIGPEIDDGSIVYLLAKPVPRWRILVSKLAVALAATVVLAVLPIVVGTALAGDDGLRLTTAFGVGALLAGIAYTTIFVALSTVTRNAVVVGLLYALVWESLLGGFVPGVRNVSVRQWALASSERLLGDDAARFGVDSAVSMTAGWVLLAVVSAGATWIAISRLRTLRLTGAD; via the coding sequence ATGAACCTCGTCGTCATGCAGCTCACGTCGCGCGCCTTGCTCGGCCGGCGCCGCTCGCTGCTGCTCCTGATCCTCCCCCTGGTGCTGCTCGCCCTCGCGGCCCTGGTCCGCTGGACCGCCGACGGCGCACCCGAGGTCTCCGCGAGCGTGACGAGCGACTTCGCCATCGGCACCGCGCTGCCGCTGCTGTGCCTCCTGATCGGCACCGGCGTCATCGGCCCCGAGATCGACGACGGCTCGATCGTCTACCTGCTGGCCAAGCCCGTGCCCCGCTGGCGCATCCTGGTCTCCAAGCTCGCCGTCGCGCTGGCGGCGACCGTCGTGCTCGCCGTCCTGCCGATCGTCGTGGGCACCGCCCTCGCCGGCGACGACGGCCTGCGGCTCACCACGGCGTTCGGCGTGGGCGCGCTCCTCGCCGGTATCGCCTACACGACGATCTTCGTGGCGCTGTCCACGGTGACGCGCAACGCCGTCGTGGTGGGCCTGCTGTACGCGCTGGTCTGGGAGTCGCTTCTCGGCGGGTTCGTGCCCGGCGTGCGCAACGTGTCGGTCCGCCAGTGGGCGCTCGCGTCCTCCGAACGGCTGCTCGGCGACGACGCCGCCCGCTTCGGCGTCGACTCCGCGGTGAGCATGACCGCCGGGTGGGTGCTGCTCGCGGTCGTGTCGGCTGGAGCCACCTGGATCGCCATCAGCCGGCTGCGGACGCTGCGCCTGACCGGTGCGGACTGA
- a CDS encoding GNAT family N-acetyltransferase has protein sequence MTPLTDGAVLRPAAAGDEPGILACIHALAAYEREPDAVETTTQDLTAALFGPSPATFAHVVELDGQIVGIAVWFLTYSTWTGRHGIWLEDLFVVPEQRGKGFGLALLRELAALAAERGYRRLEWAVLKWNAPSITLYEAIGGRPQDEWVTYRLTGAALDGFAAGERLPAV, from the coding sequence ATGACTCCCCTCACCGACGGTGCCGTGCTGCGCCCCGCCGCCGCGGGCGACGAGCCCGGCATTCTCGCCTGCATCCACGCCCTCGCGGCCTACGAACGCGAGCCCGACGCGGTGGAGACGACGACGCAGGACCTCACCGCGGCGCTGTTCGGCCCGTCGCCGGCGACGTTCGCGCACGTCGTCGAGCTCGACGGGCAGATCGTCGGCATCGCCGTCTGGTTCCTGACCTACTCGACGTGGACCGGACGCCACGGCATCTGGCTCGAAGACCTCTTCGTCGTCCCCGAGCAGCGGGGCAAGGGGTTCGGGCTCGCCCTGCTGCGCGAGCTCGCGGCGCTCGCCGCCGAGCGCGGGTACCGGCGGCTCGAGTGGGCAGTCCTGAAATGGAACGCGCCGTCGATCACGCTGTACGAGGCCATCGGCGGCCGGCCCCAGGACGAGTGGGTGACCTACCGGCTGACGGGGGCCGCCCTCGACGGCTTCGCCGCCGGGGAGCGCCTGCCTGCGGTGTAG
- a CDS encoding VOC family protein, with protein sequence MHLTQVGLRAEDLDRAAEFWSHLLDATPTGRFDPPGLLFFDLDGVRLMLTREATSSVLYLRFPGLRERWAGLVAGGVVAVEEPHVIFHHRDNTLGPAGTDEWQAFIHDCDGNLVGLADFA encoded by the coding sequence ATGCACCTCACCCAGGTTGGCCTGCGCGCCGAGGACCTCGACCGCGCCGCCGAATTCTGGTCCCACCTGCTGGACGCCACGCCCACCGGCCGCTTCGACCCACCCGGCCTGCTCTTCTTCGATCTTGACGGCGTGCGGCTGATGCTGACGCGAGAGGCGACGTCGTCGGTGCTCTACCTACGGTTTCCCGGTCTGCGCGAGCGCTGGGCCGGACTCGTCGCGGGCGGCGTCGTCGCCGTCGAGGAGCCGCACGTGATCTTCCATCACCGCGACAACACCCTGGGACCGGCGGGCACGGACGAGTGGCAGGCGTTCATCCATGACTGCGACGGAAACCTCGTGGGGCTGGCCGACTTCGCGTAG
- the arsB gene encoding ACR3 family arsenite efflux transporter, with protein sequence MPDPTPGSTTSAPIPPAARRLPTLDRWLPAWIGLAMVAGLVLGRFVPGLSRVLAALEVGGISVPIAIGLLVMMYPVLAKVRYDKVAAVTGDKRLLVTSLTLNWVAGPALMFALAWLLLPDLPQYRTGLIVVGLARCIAMVVIWNDLACGDREAAAVLVALNSVFQVVAFALLGYFYLTVLPGWLGLDTQGLDVSVGQIALNVLVFLGIPLVAGFASRRLGERTRGRAWYEERFVPRVGPWALYGLLFTIVLLFALQGQQVTARPLDVARIALPLLAYFAVMWTLGMALGRALRLGYARSTTLAFTAAGNNFELAIAVAISTFGATSGQALAGVVGPLIEVPVLVGLVYVSLWAARHWFGTDPWTTARRGTQTAVAAR encoded by the coding sequence ATGCCAGACCCCACCCCCGGGTCCACCACGAGCGCCCCGATCCCCCCGGCCGCACGGCGCCTGCCGACCCTCGACCGCTGGCTGCCCGCGTGGATCGGGCTTGCCATGGTCGCGGGCCTGGTGCTGGGCCGGTTCGTCCCCGGTCTCTCCCGCGTGCTCGCCGCCCTGGAGGTCGGCGGCATCTCCGTGCCCATCGCGATCGGCCTGCTCGTGATGATGTACCCGGTGCTGGCCAAGGTCCGCTATGACAAGGTCGCCGCCGTCACCGGGGACAAGCGGCTCCTGGTCACCTCGCTCACCCTCAACTGGGTCGCCGGGCCGGCCCTCATGTTCGCCCTGGCCTGGCTCCTCCTGCCCGACCTGCCGCAGTACCGCACCGGCCTGATCGTCGTCGGCCTGGCCCGGTGCATCGCGATGGTCGTGATCTGGAACGACCTCGCGTGCGGCGACCGGGAGGCCGCCGCGGTGCTCGTCGCCCTCAACTCGGTGTTCCAGGTCGTCGCCTTCGCGCTGCTCGGCTACTTCTACCTGACCGTGCTGCCCGGCTGGCTCGGCCTCGACACCCAGGGGCTCGACGTCTCCGTCGGACAGATCGCGCTCAACGTGCTCGTCTTCCTCGGCATCCCCCTCGTCGCCGGCTTCGCCTCGCGGCGGCTCGGCGAACGAACCCGGGGCCGCGCCTGGTACGAGGAACGCTTCGTCCCGCGGGTCGGCCCGTGGGCCCTGTACGGGCTGCTGTTCACGATCGTCCTGCTGTTCGCGCTCCAGGGGCAGCAAGTCACCGCCCGGCCGCTCGACGTGGCCCGCATCGCCCTGCCGCTGCTGGCCTACTTCGCCGTCATGTGGACCCTAGGGATGGCCCTCGGCCGCGCCCTGCGGCTCGGGTACGCCCGCTCGACGACCCTCGCCTTCACCGCCGCAGGCAACAACTTCGAGCTCGCCATCGCCGTCGCCATCAGCACGTTCGGCGCCACCTCGGGGCAGGCGCTGGCCGGGGTCGTCGGCCCGCTCATCGAGGTTCCCGTCCTGGTCGGGCTCGTCTACGTGTCGCTCTGGGCGGCCCGGCACTGGTTCGGCACCGACCCGTGGACCACCGCGCGGCGCGGCACGCAAACGGCCGTGGCGGCGCGCTGA
- a CDS encoding PfkB family carbohydrate kinase translates to MSARIAVVGEALVDVVPADGGMRDLPGGSPANVAVTLARLGRQAVLMTTLAHDARGALVRGWLHASGVDVVASAPATGRTSSATVALGPDGAASYAFDVTWDPPAAALAEVVAAADVVHVGSIATVLEPGATAVEAALRAARRRALVSFDPNARPAITPDADAARTRVERLVALSDVVKVSAEDLAWYHPGADLLEVARAWAATGPALVVVTLGAEGALAVRGADVVRVLGVPVVVADTIGAGDTFTGALLDALVDLGAVGPGARDVLVSLGADRIAEAARWAARAAAVTVSRPGADPPTRAELGA, encoded by the coding sequence GCGGCAGCCCGGCGAACGTCGCCGTCACGCTCGCCCGCCTCGGCCGGCAGGCCGTCCTGATGACCACGCTGGCCCACGACGCGCGCGGCGCGCTCGTGCGTGGCTGGCTCCACGCGTCCGGGGTCGACGTCGTGGCGTCCGCGCCCGCGACGGGACGCACGTCCTCGGCGACCGTCGCCCTGGGACCCGACGGCGCAGCGTCCTACGCCTTCGACGTGACCTGGGACCCGCCTGCCGCGGCCCTCGCCGAGGTGGTCGCAGCGGCCGACGTCGTGCACGTGGGCTCGATCGCCACTGTCCTGGAACCCGGGGCGACGGCGGTCGAGGCGGCACTGCGTGCGGCGCGCAGGCGTGCGCTGGTCTCGTTCGACCCCAACGCACGTCCGGCGATCACGCCGGACGCCGACGCCGCGCGCACCCGCGTCGAACGACTGGTCGCGCTGAGCGACGTGGTCAAGGTCTCGGCCGAGGACCTGGCGTGGTACCACCCGGGTGCCGACCTGCTGGAGGTCGCGCGCGCCTGGGCGGCGACGGGTCCGGCGCTGGTCGTGGTCACGCTCGGCGCCGAGGGCGCGCTCGCGGTGCGCGGCGCCGACGTTGTTCGCGTGCTCGGGGTGCCCGTCGTCGTCGCCGACACCATCGGGGCGGGCGACACGTTCACCGGGGCGCTGTTGGACGCGCTCGTGGACCTGGGCGCGGTCGGTCCCGGGGCGCGAGACGTGCTGGTGTCGCTCGGTGCCGACCGGATCGCCGAGGCGGCCCGCTGGGCCGCGCGGGCGGCCGCCGTCACGGTCTCGCGGCCGGGGGCCGACCCGCCGACGCGCGCCGAGCTGGGCGCCTGA